The Zea mays cultivar B73 chromosome 7, Zm-B73-REFERENCE-NAM-5.0, whole genome shotgun sequence DNA segment atggcccaagggcacatttccctttcaatctccccctttttggtgatttatgccaacacaacataaagcaactagaacaagtgcaatatcacttcaaaaaactcaaatttattttgattcaatttggcatatatggatcatcctttgccaccacttggtttgtttttgcaaatcaaactcaaatctctatctctaagtcaaacacacatgttgaagcataaagagagtcattccaaaagagattgatcaaagatttcaaaaactccccctatttcccataatcaacacttgtcCCCACAAAAGGgtgaacttttgacaaaagaaacaatgcaagagttttgacaaaacaaaaagctctatgctactattttcaaaatctctcaagtggtagctgatccatttattgctttggcctttattttctccccctttggcatcaagcaccaaaacgggatcaatcttggccctttaaccccattgcctcaccaaaatcttcaataagaatacaaagaggcaataagagtctaaagatgaacttggaataagttaccctctcatcggagtgcagtggaagtctttcatggtccaagtccaccttttccctttcaatcctccttcgagactaaatcatcaaactcaagcacatggttagtctcaaagggtcaagttgtaacacatctccccctaaacatgtgcatcactttgcaacggacttgtgaggtccagggagtgtttgtacaacttgagcaccataataagcaacaaaatgcaaaaaggaacatgatcaaaagcataaatacatgtatgctacaattcaatccaggttccgcgaatctaagacatttagctcactacgcaacctgcaaaaggtcttctcatctagaggcttagtgaagatatcggctagctggttctcggtgctaacatgaaacacttcgatatctcccttttgctggtgatctctcaaaaagtgatgccggatgtctatgtgctttgtgcggctgtgctcaataggattctccgccatgcggatagcactctcattatcacataggagtgggactttgctcagattgtagccaaagtcccggagggtttgcctcatccaaagcagttgcgcgcaacactgacctgcggcaacgtactcggcctcagcggtggatagggcaacggaggtttgtttcttagagttccatgacaccagggaccttcctaagaattggcacgtccccgatgtactcttcctatcgaccttacatccagcatagtcggagtctgagtatccaactaagtcaaaggtagacccctttggataccagagcccgaagcaaggcgtagcaaccaaatatctaagaattcgcttcaccgccactaagtgacactccttaggatcggattgaaatctagcacacatgcatacgctaagcataatatccggtctactagcacataagtaaagcaaagaacctatcattgaccggtatgctttttgatcaacagacttacctcctttgttgaggtcggtgtgtccgtcggtccccatcggagtctttgtgggcttggcgtccttcatcccaaaccgctttaacagatcttgcgtgtacttcgtttgggatatgaaggtgccgtccttgagttgcttcacttggaacccaaggaagtagttcaactcgcccatcatcgacatctcgaatttctgcgtcatcaccctgctaaactcttcacaagacttttggttagtagaaccaaatattatgtcatcgacataaatttggcacacaaacaaatcaccatcacatgtcttagtaaaaagagttggatcggctttcccaaccttgaaagcattagcaattaaaaagtctctaaggcattcataccatgctcttggggcttgcttaagtccatagagcgccttagagagcttacacacgtggtcggggtaccgttcatcctcgaagccagggggttgctctacgtacacctcctccttaattggcccattgaggaaagcgctcttcacatccatttggtacaacctgaaagaatggtgagcggcatatgctagcaagatacgaattgattctagcctagccacaggagcaaaggtctcctcaaagtccaaacctgcgacttgggcataaccttttgccacaagtcgagccttgttcctcgtcaccaccccgtgctcgtcttgtttgttgcggaacacccacttggttcccacaacattttgcttgggacgaggcaccagtgtccaaacttcattgcgcttgaagttgttgagttcctcctgcatggccaatacccaatccggatctagcaaggcctcctctaccctgaaaggctcaatagaagagacaaaggagtaatgctcacaaaaattaactaatcgagatcgagtagttactcccttgctaatatcacccagaatttggtcgacgggatgatccctttgaatcatcgctcgaacttgggttggaggtgccggttgcgcttcttcctccatcacttgatcatcttgtgctcccccttgatcaagcgcctccacttgaggtacctgttcgtcatcttcggttgggggatgcaccatagttgaggaagaaggttgatctcgttcatcttgttcctgtggccgcacttctccaatcgccatggttcgtatagcggccgtcggaacatcttcttcatctacatcatcacaatcaacaacttgctctcttggagagccattagtttcatcaaatacaacgtcgctagagacttcaaccaaacccgatgatttgttgaagactctatacgcctttgtatttgagtcataacctaacaaaaacccttctacagctttgggagcaaacttagaatttctacccttcttcactagaatgtagcacttgctcccaaatacacgaaagtaagatacattgggtttgttaccggttagtagctcatacgaagtcttcttgaggaggcgatgaaggtagaccctgttgatggcgtggcaagctgtgttcacggcttccgaccagaaacactcgggggtcttgaattctccaagcatcgtcctcgccatatcgattagcgtcctgttcttcctctctaccacaccattttgctgtggtgtgtagggagcggacaactcgtgcttgatcccttcctcctcaaggaactcctccacttgaaggttcttgaactcggacccattgtcgctccttatcttcttcaccttgagctcaaactcattttgagctctcctgaggaagcgcttgagggtcccttgggtttcagacttatcctgcaaaaagaacacccaagtgaagcgggaaaagtcatcaacgataactagaccatacttacttcctcctatgctcagataggcaacgggtccgaagaggtccatatgcagcagctccaggggtcttgaagtggtcatcacattcttgctgtgatgcgctcctcccacttgtttacctgcttgacaagctgcacaaggtctatctttttcgaattgcacgttagttaaacctatcacatgttctccctttagaagcttgtgaaggttcttcatccccacatgtgctaagcggcgatgccacagccagcccatgctagtcttagctattaagcatgcatctagaccggcctcttcttttgcaaaatcaactaaataaagtttgccgtctaatacacccttaaaagctagtgaaccatcacttcttctaaagacagacacatctacatttgtaaatagacagttatatcccatatgacataattgactaacaaatagcaaattatatccaagactctccactaaaaatacgttagagatagaatgctcattagaaattgcaattttacctaacccttttaccttgccttgattcccatcaccgaatataattgaatcttgggaatccttattcttgacgtaggaggtgaacatcttcttctcccccgtcatatggtttgtgcatccgctgtcgataatccagcttgaacccccggatgcataaacctgcaaggcaaatttaggcttgtgacttaggtacccaactcttgttgggtcctacaaggttagtcaaaatttccttaggaacccaaatgcaagttttatcacccttgcattttgcccctatctttctagcaattacctttctatcctttctacaaattgcaaaggaagcattcaaagcatgatatattgtagaaggctcattaactttcctaggaatattaacaacatatttcctaggcatattatgaacagcatttctcctaccaatatttctatcatgcacataagaagagctagaagcaaacatggcatgagaatcaaagtcattatatgcattacaactcctataagcacttCTAGGTTGTCttttatcatagtacataaaggcatggttcttttgcacactactagccataggggccttccctttctccttggcggagatgggagccttatggcttgtcaagttcttggcttcccttttgtagccaagtctatccttaattgagggatgtctaccaatcgtataggcatcccttgcaaatttcaatttatcaaatttgcttttgctagtcttaagttgggcattaagactagccacttcatcatttaatttagaaattgaagctaggtgttcactacacgcatcaatgtcaaaatctttacacctagtgcaaatcacaacatgttctacacaagatgttgatttactagatttttctagcttagcatttaaatcatcatttatgctttttaaactagaaattgaatcatgatatgtagaaaactcacaagaaagcatttcatttctcttaatctctaaagcaagtgatttttgtgcttctacaaacttatcatgttcttcatataaaaggtcctcttgcttttctaatagcctattcttaccattcaaggcatcaatgagttcatttatcttatctatcttagatctatctaaacccttgaataagcaagaatagtctatgtcatcatcatcactggactcatcatcactagaagaagcataagtggagtctcgagtactcaccttcttctcccttgccataaggcatgtgtgacgctcgttggggaagagggatgacttgttgaaggcagtggcggcgagtccttcattgtcggagtcggaggaggagcaatccgaatcccactccttgcctagatgtgcttcgccctttgccttcttgtatgccttcttcttctccctcttgctcccttgttcctggtcacttccattatcgggacagttagcaataaaatgaccaagcttaccgcatttgaagcatgagcgcttctcctttgtcttggtcttgcttggctgtcccttgcgacctttaagtgctatcttgaagcgcttaatgatgagggccatctcctcattatttagcccggccgcctcaacttgcgccaccttgcttggtagcgcctccttgctccttgttgccttgagagcaatgggttgaggctcatggattggaccattcaatgcgtcgtccacataccttgcctccttgatcatcattcgcccgcttacaaattttccaagaacttcttcgggcgacatcttggtgtacctaggattttcacgaatattgttcaccaaatgaggatcaagaactgtaaaggaccttagcattaggcggacgacgtcgtggtccgtccatcgcgtgcttccgtagctccttattttgttgataagggtcttcagcctgttgtaagtttgggttggctcttctccccttatcattgcgaatcgtccaagctcgccctccaccaactccattttagtgagcatggtgatgtcgttccccttgtgagagattttgagggtgtcccatatctgcttggcgttgtccaagccgctcaccttattgtattcttccctgcacaaagatgctaatagaacagtagtagcttgtgcatttctatggatttgttcatttataagcatagggctatccgagctatcaaatttcattccattctctacaatctcccatatgcttggatggagagagaataagtgactacgcattttgtgactccaaaatccgtagtcttccccatcgaagtgtggaggtttgccaagaggaatggaaagcaaatgcgaattcgaactatgtggaatacgagaataatcaaatgaaaagttcgaattgaccgccttcctgtagtcgttgtcgtcatccttttgggaagaggtagactcatcgctatcgtcgtagtagatgatctccttgatgcgccttgtcttcttcctctttccgtctttgcgcttgtggcccgagcccgagtcattggacttgtcatcccttggctcgttgacgaaggactccttctccttgtcgttgatcacgattcccttccccttaggatccatctcttcgggcgattagtcccttcttgaagagaacggctctgataccaattgaaagcacctagaggggggggtgaataggtgctcctgtgaaaacttacacttatagccacaaaaacttgttaagtgttagcacaatgattgccaagtggctagaaaggagtctcaacaaaacacaataccacaagagattaatcacagagatgacacagtggtttatcccgtggttcggccaagaccaatgcttgcctactccacgttgtggcgtcccaacggacgagggttgcaatcaacccctctcaagcggtccaaagacccacttgaataccacggtgttatgcttgctttttctcaatcccgtttgcgaggaatctccacaacttggagcctctcgcccttacaattgaagttcacaaagaaacacagagcaagggggaatgagcaacgcacacaagacttcaaaaaatcagagcaacaacacgcacacaagtcgcaacaagagctcgcaacacaactcaaagagttcacaactccacaagagctctatatgctatcacaatgaaacgaatgcgcgagatcgatgtcttggtgcttaggaatgttgtcggaatgcttggtgtcctcctccatgcgcctaggggtcccttttatagccccaaggtagctaggagccgttgagaacaattctggaaggctgatcttgccttctgtcatcgggcgcaccggacagtccggtgcacaccggacagtgtccggtgcacaccggacagtgtccggtgcccgatttccttccttaaacagcgcagtcgaccgttgcagatgcgggagccgttggcgcaccggacatgtccggtgcacaccggacagtccggtgcccccttccgaccgttggctcggccacgtgtcccgcgcagatcgcgcggccgaccgttggctcaccggacagtccggtgcacaccggatagtccggtgaattttagccgtacgccgtcggcgaattcccgagagcggccactttgccCGAGGcaacctggtgcaccggacactgtccggtgcaccaccggacagtccggtgccccagaccgaaacagccttttggctgtacacagccaacccttctcttttctcttcttcctgtttctgatacttagacaagtatattagtacacaaaacaaatgtactaagacttagaaacatacctttgctcttgatttgcactttgttcacctatgggcatagattcacatttaatcacttgtgttggcactcaatcaccaaaatacttagaaatggcccaagggcacatttccctttcattaccCCACAGAAGTCATTTTTAAAAAATGCTGGTATCCATTCCTTTCTTATTTCATATAATTTACGTAGAGTCATATCTTCACGAAGATTGAACTCCTCTAGCATCATTTCCCAGGCACATTCAAACTCATGAGGAGTTAATGGATGATGTATAATAGACTGGAATGTTGTTTTAAAATCCTTATTAGCAAACCTTTCATATATCTCATTTAGGAATGGCATAAATCTGTTCTGGACATGCCATAAACACAGTCTGTGAACTGTTTTTGGAAATACAGTTCTTAGAGCAATTGGCATTGCCGGATCTTGATCTGCAATTGCTCACAAACTATTAATTTACTTTCACAATAAATTAATTCACTGTTTTGCATAACAAATTGATCATACCACATACCTGTAAGCATAACTCTCGGACCCTCGCATCCCATACATGTTTTGAATGAATTGAAAGCCCATTCAAAAGTCTGTACTGTTTCATCTCCCAACAAAACAAATCCAAACACTGTACACTGCAGATGACTGTTAGCTCCAACAAACATGCCTAGTGGTTTATCATATATATTTGTCTTGTGTGTTGTATCAAATGTCACAGCATCACCATAATCTGCATATTCCCCCTGCATACTTGCGTGTGACCAAAAAATACTCACTATTTTCCCATCATTGTCTAGCTGAAAATCACAAAAAAATTGTGGATTCTGTTTCTTGCATTTTGTAAAGAAAGCCAAAAGTTTGGCTACATCATTTGCGCAGTTTTCTCTTCTCCTTGCTGCCCTCCTACATTTGTTTGGACAAAAATTGATTATACAAACATTTACTATAGTCATATTTATGGCACTTAATATATACACATGAAACATAAAAATATTGCTTACATGTTTTTCAGATCTTGAGCAGTTACCGTTACGTTCTCCGGCCCATCATGCATTTCTGATATAAAATCAACTATGCAATGCTGCGGCACTCGGCTATCATGCATTGCATCAACAAAATTTATGAACTCAGCATCCCTACTTTTGTTGCAACGTAAATGTTGTTTCTCTGCTTCGTCAGTTACGAACTCATGGTTATGCTCCAAGTTTACCAGTTCAATTTTTGCAGCTACAACCATCTTTTTTTCATCATCAtatttttttttaaattttaTTCCAGCCTTACATTGCGTACGGCCCGAAGTCCTATTcctcatcctaggtgtatcatttgattttggtgcacttttaccttcacgtgaacaatttatccacttactgaatgtcttctccctgtatttcttcagtggaaatccaacttcatatgcataccttttatagaatttatatgcatcatcaacatTCTCGAAAGTCATCCCTACTGTCGGCACTATAGTTGGATCAATGTTTTTTTTCTGCAAATTCATTGACAGTGTTGATTGTACCATGGAATATGATCATAACAATCTAATCAATCAAGAATCAAAATACAACATTTGGACTTACATGTGAATGCAGTATTTGAGGCGTATCCATCTCCCTGGAGCTAATATTTGACATAGGAGGTCGAACCCTTTGTTCTCCATCTTCCCCTATGCTCATTTCGTCGATTACAGGTCCTTGTAGAGCAGGAGGTGGTGTGACCAGTAAGTTACCATCAACTCCTCCCTCTGTCTCTAGATAAAGATGAACGCCATCTCCTACCATCGTCGGCGACTCTCCAGAGCCAGCCATCTCCACCTGCGCCGGCGACTCTACAGAGCCGGCCATCTCCACCTCCAAATAGTTATGCAGGCTTTGTGGTGTTTTTTCGGATGAAAGGAAATCACGGATACTATACAAGTAACCGCATCCACGTTTCCAGGGTATTCCCATTATTTCCGAAACCGTCCCGATATTATAGCGATGTCAATGTAAAACTAATATCCCTAATACACTATTTACGCACAATGACTCAACATTTTACGCCAAACGATATATACTATTTGTGCAACTTTTTGGCCGTATCGCTTTTATGCCATATCTTTCAAAATCTTATCCTACTTTATATTTACCTGCCGCCATTACACCCCATGCAAGATCCATAAATTCCGCGCCCACGTTACATAGCAAGCACGTTTCCATGTTGAAACTAATCCCTATAATTCTGCGCCTTTACCATATGTGTTACCGCCTTGCCATTAAACCAACCGCGTAACGGCGTCGTCTGTCCTGTATGCCGCCTGTCTGCACTACGGTAAACACAGGCGCGCCTGTGTCAGCGGACCAGACCCCGGAAACGACCCGGGCTCTCTTTAATATCCGAAGCCcaaggctcccgttatacctgccctatatatatatatataatactaTCTCTATTTTTTATTTAACGTTGGATAGTGTAAATTTACACTAGGAAATGTCAATTAAGAAAAACAACCGGAGGGAGTATAGTAGATGTAGATCAcaactttttatttattttaagcTGCATGAGGTTCAAGTTGTAGTatagtaaataaataaatatgcgATCCAATCATCTCTGCTATCCGATCGGCCGGTCTCATAAAGGCAGCCCATACCTGTTGGTCGTTGTGTCGTCTGTATTAAAATTCAGGCCGCGTATCGGTTTTTCCTTCCCACCAACAAATTTACTATCCGGATTTTTTTTGGTGCATGCTCGGTAGGGCATTCCCAACGAAAGTTTCGTACTCTCAACAAAAATTTCATACTCATTATATACGATGATACACCATCATACATAGTGACATGACATACAATTAAAAGCAGAGATATAGAAAGAGCTTATGGGAGATGGTAGAGTTTCATAGAGATAAAATTCTATATATACAATTACCTAGTTTAAATATGGTGTGACAACATGGAAAACATTGTACCGAAGCTCACCGCTGAAAATGGCCTTACAAAACTGAAAAGAAGATGTCACTTGTTGTGAAGCTCACCGATGAAACTGGCCTAACAAAACTGAAACAAAAAGATCTCATCTCACTTGTTCTGAAGCTCACCACTAAGAATGACCTTACAAAACTGAAACAAAAAGATGTCACTTGTTCTAAAGCTCACCACTGAGAAAGGCCTTACAAAACTAAAACAAAAAAAATATGTCACATGTTCTGAAGCTCACCACTGAGAATGGCCTTACAAAACTGAAACAAAAATATGTCATTTGTTTAGCTTGTCACTCTACTTTAGGAAAACAAAAATCATCGATATGTTTTTCTTGATGCCTGCTCGATATggttgttatatatatatatatatatatatatatatatatatatatatatatatatatatatatatatatatataccgttcataaatatatgacatcGCTGACTTTTTAAAAAACTTTAATCACTTGTCTTATTTAAAAAATAATGAGTTGTCATTTATTTTTTGTGTGgtttgttttatcacttaaggtagTTTGTGCTTAATTAAAATTTTATACTTTTGAATAAGATAAATGGTCaaagttttttaaaaaaatcaacaTGTCATATATCTGTGAACGGAGGTTGTATTACAGAATGTGCGACGTACACGCTACCCAATAAAATACAACAAACATTTGGTACTGGAATTTTGCTCTTTGCGCATAGAATCCAATACATAAAATAAGTATAGGCAGCGAACCAAACACGTCCCAAGTTTTATAATTTGTAAAGAAAATGACAGCATTTAAATATGATAACACAATAATTAACCAGCGGGTAAGGGTAGTTTTCGTTGAGCACTGTTGCGGTTTAGAATCGCTGGACCTGCGTGTTTATGAGACACAGCGGGTAGCAGTTGGAAGAGATGATTGGGCTAGCTAGCTTGAGCGATTCAGTCATCAACCCCAATATTGTTCCATTGCTGCATGCACATTTATCTATACCACGACGACACAACGTGAACCTCGTGCAGCTTTTTAAAATACAGCCAGTTGTGATCCATCTACCTGTCTGTCAGACGTGCTACAGCCTACAGTTTAGTGACTGCTGCCTATAAAATGGCTGGCTGCTGGAGCAAAGCCAAACCAATCAGATAGAGAGCATAGTCGATCATGAAGGGTGGCAAGAAGGAAGTGGCCGGTGCGGTGGTGGCCATACTGCTGGTTCTGCAGCTCATGGCAGCTCCACCGACGGCCATGGCCGCCCGCTCGCCGCGCGGAGCCGTGCCGGATGGCTCCCTCGCCACGACGCCCAAGGTGACGATGCTGTCGGCCACGCTGTGCTACACGGGGGAGACATGCAAATACATTGGCTGCCTCACTCCTGCTTGCTCCTGCAACTATAGTGATCGTCTATGCTACATCATATTTACTCCTGTTGCTTGAGGCCATTCCGCGAAGCCACAACTCTTACAATATGCATGCGCCGGCCGACGACGACGCGCGCTGCCTCTCGTGAGCTTCTGTTCAAGTGATGCATGTTTCAAGGCATCCATGGATGCTTTACGTATATGCGTATTAATTAGCCGTGTCAGGGAACCGGACAGAAGGGGGTGTTGTTTTATATTTACGTCTTCTGGTGATCAAATAAAGGGGAAATATATGTTGGATGTGTGCAATGCATAGAATTTTATTGCTCGCTCTGCATGCGAGggttgctctctctctctctctctctctctctctctctctctctctctatatatatatatatatatatatatatatatatatatatatatatgagtaagggagtgtttggtttctagggactaatgtttagtccctagattttattctattttagttccaaaattataaatatagaaaataaaactttattttagtttctatatttagtaatttatacactaaaaaggaataaaataaagggactaaacattagtccctataaaccaaatACCCCCTAACAAAAGTCATCATGCAAAAAAAAACCAAGATCTTATGCCTGGATTTTATTCAAACGAAAGCGACACCGAAATATATTATATATTAGCCAACGAGATGACCAATATATGAATAATTTGACCGCTTTGAGAGAGCGCAACCTCACCTATTTCTATTGTTTTGCTAATGCAGTAATGCGTGACATATGGATCGTCTTACATGTACTGCAAAAATTAAAAAGAAATGAAAACACATGTTTGGAGACTAAATGCAGGGGCGAAACCAGGATCCAAAATTAGGGGGGTCAAATTAGATTAGGGGGCTGTTAGAAGCATTTTTACATTATTTACATGAGAATTAGCTTAAAAAACTAACATCTCCTATAGAATTAGGGAGCATTAGGGGGGACATTGCCCCTCTGTGCCCCCTGCCGTCGCCCCTGACTAAATGCTTGTAAGAAGTAAAAGTATCCCCATTCTACTCTTATACCTAAGCTAGGTAtatacccgtgcgttgctacaGAATTAATATGATAAAATATATTGATATATAAAAACACTAATTGTTATTCTATATTTTTATTAGCATCATTAAGTGGATGCTTACATACCTTATTAAAAGATATATAGTCTCACACCTTGAGGAGACTAAACTAAAAAAAATACTGATCAGGCCACGACAAATTAATCTTAGCATGCTTGATGCGCCTTTTACAGAGGAAGAAATAAGAGAAAATTCCTGGTATGCCATCAGATTTTATACTCATCCCTTGTGTGCCACTGAGTGACATATAGGTATATTTTTTGGtgtctatgacatgtggggcTAGTGGCATACAAGGAATGAGTATATTTTCCAGTGGCATACAGGGAATTGGCCCAAGAAATAAAGACCGTGATTCAACATTTGCCGGGATCAGACGGTTTCACGGGAGCGTGCTTTACAAAATGCTGGGAGATTATCAAAGCTAATGTACTTAAGGCAGCCAATGTGTTCCACCTTTTGAGAACTTCAAACCTATCCATTCGAAATTCAGCTAACATTGTTCTAGTATCAAAAAAGGAAAGTGCAGATTTAGTGGGTGACTACCTGTTGGTGTATTATGAACAAGTTGAAGGGTCTATTTGTAAAGTGGTAAAGTATAATGGAAAAGAGAGTGGTGCTGTGGGAGATTAACACACACCAAAATTCAACATGGTATACAGAGCTAGGGTTTACGGGCGCCGCCGCTCTGCCTGCATTCGTCGTGCAGCCGTCCGCCGCACGCTGCGCCGCTGCTCCTGGTAGCCAGCGCGGGCGCGACCCAGCGGC contains these protein-coding regions:
- the LOC606488 gene encoding ustilago maydis induced11 precursor translates to MKGGKKEVAGAVVAILLVLQLMAAPPTAMAARSPRGAVPDGSLATTPKVTMLSATLCYTGETCKYIGCLTPACSCNYSDRLCYIIFTPVA